The genome window actaaGCAGCTTAAGTTAAAAGTTTACTCAATTTCAACTTTAAGCGAGAGTCAAAAAGTCAACAGTGCAAACAAGAATAACAATGATTAATTTTCCGACAATGTATCCTTTCTCATGTAGACTTGCCTGATGACTTCAGGAAGGCAGAAGACTTTATCAACTTGATGTGTGTTCTTTACACTCCCACACTTTGTGTATCAACTGAAAAGAACCCCACATGTGGTCAGATCCTGCCAATTCTCCAAAAGCTTGAGATGcattttgctgatgttgaggGAGACACAGGATTTGTATCTAACCTCAAAAAGCAAGTTTGGGCAAACCTTTCCAAGCGATACCAGGTAAATGACTTGAGTTGAACTTGGCtaaaaagaaatgaatgaaCAGTACATTAAATGATTCTATTCCTGTGACTCAATTCTatatttaaagaacatttttattttacagagcAAGGACATCAGGAACTTTCGTGAAATGGCAACAGCATTGGACCCATGCTTCAAACAAAAGATGGACAACAGTGCCAGTGTCTGGAACCAGATCAAGAGAGAGATGATGACAGAATCTGAGCAAGTGATTTAATGTCATTGATTCATCAATATATACTGTCTCCTACTCCCTCATTAAAATGATAAGTCTAAAGGCCAGTTATGTTCCTTGTAGTCAACAGAGGATGATTGTGGAGAGGATTGCGATGTGACAACAGTGTGGTCAGAGAAAGGGCCCGAGAATGATGGAGTGGAAACTGAGGAGTAAGAGGAGAATGTAAGCACAAGaagttttgtttactttttagCAATAATAATtaagctgttttttgtttgtttagaacCACCTCCCAGCAAACAACCAAGAAAGTCTCCAATGGAGGAACTTTTTGCCGATGTGGATGCACAAAAGATGTCATTACAGTAGAGGAGGACCATGTCCATCCAGGACCAGGGAGAGAAGGAGATGCCGATGTTTAAGGAGACACCACCAACCTTTACGGCCCATGACCTTGCTGCCTAGTGGTGGAACCAGCACAAGACTTcagttcaaattagctttatttgcatgaatgtaacaacaatattgccaaagcatcatacaaactacaagACTTACTGTTTATTGTCAGACATGGCCTTCTTGTATTCATGAACGTTCAGCACACAATCTGTGCTGAACGTTCGCGCGTACTGCCAGAGAAGGCAGATATGCTCATATTTCTAAACAAGCACTGTTTCTAATGTAGTGGGTTTTAAACATGTTAGTCCAGACCAGGgtgttgtgttatttgttttggttGCAGTTATGAAAGTGCAACATCATACAGAGACGTTCTACTTTTCTCATCAACACCCATATGGGCTGTAGCTCCAAAAACTGTAAATCACCAttgaatcaaaataaaaaaaatttctgtGAAATAAGCATGTGACGCATTTTGACTTCAACCCTCGTAGAATTGGAATTGAGAATCAATAAGAACCGGAATCAAAAGTAGGAATCGGAATTGGAATCAAAATTGTTAAAATCACAACCCTAGtcctgttcctctgaaggagttcagGGATTtgctctccacttcttccatgtaaaTGCTGGCCACAATAAGGGATactggtgagcccatggcacagccatggtTCTGTCTTTAGAATCCCCCattgtactggaaataggtggtgtttaggCAGAGGTCCAGTAGTTTACAGATCTTGTCAGGggtgaggctagttctgttgtccagagTGTCTTGTAGCAGCCATTTCAttacggtttctactgcctacATGGTGGGGATGCATGTGAACAAGGATGTCAcatcataggataccatggtttcaacTGGGTCTAGTCTCAGTCCTCGGACTTTGTTCATAGAATCAatggagttttggatgtggtgagaATGTAGCAACACGTCTgatttttgatcagcccaaaaggactcatctcactccattactcagtgacctggCTACTCATGGCCTCCGGAATCAAATTTAAGTAACTAATgtttgcatacagagtgactactgggtttGCATCCATCTACTTACTCCATTATACaagcttacgttccttctcTGCCACTGCGCTCGTCctacgaacgccgcctggctctgccatccctacacataaagcaatctcagtcccagCAATCATCAGAGCAAGGCCATCTCTCTCAGACTTCAAGAAGCTAtcgagaacactttctcttataacacctctaactcctaacctctagcatgcactccctgtctttctccctaggtatttaccccattttTGCCATAtatgctattagctcttactagcaGTTATAGCTGCTCTTACTAGAatttattgtcagttgtagatctcgtgctgtatttgatgctttgttgatgcttgtatgttgttcctcaaatataagtcgctttggataaaagcttccaaatgagtaaatgtaatgtaatgaggCCAACCAAGGGGTCTAGGATGGTAGatatgtgtttggcaatgttgtaggtgatcGAGTTTATGCTGATGATAATGGGCCTAAGAGGGGCTCCttttttgtgtatcttgggtagtccatatatacatggaatggcttctccaggatacaaacggaATACTGTTTACGGGTgttgatgttttctttctgtagctgttgtagacattctatggcctttttcttggtGGGGTTCTGcctcagtgtctcatatgtgttGTGTCCATGAGTAGTGTGTTGACCCTGGCCTGGTAGTCCGCTATGTTTAGGATGTCACAGCCTTTCTTTCTTGGATGGTTAGGTTGGAAGGGAGTGCCTTCGCATTGGAAAGGGCTGCTGATGCCTTCAGCCTGAGCTGTTCTgcttctgttaatttgtttttccttatGGCCGGCTCTTGCAGTGATGGGGTCTACTATAGGTTGCTGCTGTGGTGTGATGgcaaagtttaatcctttggccagAACGTCTTGCTCTGGTGGggtgagttccctatctgacaGGTTTTTCTCCCATCTGTTGTATGCTTTGTGCGTTATGGGAATGTTGTCTTTTCTCCTCTAAGAAAGTTCTTCTGTTTTCTTGGTGTTGCTGGCTCGtgactgtaggttttggaacTTCCGGGTTTGTCTTTCCTTGCTCTTGGTGTGTTGAGATAACTATGCGTTAGCTGTCCGATTCTTTGTTTAAGGCTTCAATGGTGAAATGGATCTGTCCCCCTACAGCCAGTGtcaactgccgtttttggttaacgttccttctcaaacagagaatgggggtgaggttaatagtcggacgtaataAATTACcatgaacaacaaaaactgaccggctggagtgttcactaacgatatgctgtgttaacatcactacactgtaaagtttaggacactttactgtctggcaggagtagctattacttacccatgatagaaagtAATGTGCACGTATCAGCTGTtcatcatacagtcgatggtcctgtcacgtactgcacatgataactcccactacgtttaatggtgcgcttactttacctTGGGGGTGTGGGGGTTtattactctgttgaactgtatgtaaagacttcTGATGCCATTGCCTCCTCCGATGCGTTGAtaaaacggccgtcagtaaaatgcatgctgcagactgtatataagatggtggcaggtgaaagtgacgtcacagggatgaaagctaagtgcgcctcatataatgcttgccaagcagctagtcccACGCCCTAAAAAACACTTCTCTTCTCATTAGCCTGCacctctctgcttctgattgactagtagtccttaactaggaactgcgcatgtgcaacttccaacaaataaaataatttagagacaagatgtatcactccatagctaaaacaaagccttcacacacagggtgaaaagaggagctgcagcagtgtgcagtatgacaaaaaatatggtgttttttgaaaattaaaccctATAAACAGTTgatgttctggtacaacccctaaataggattttgaacctgaaaatgagcataataccacctctttaaatttgtcaccgggccggacagggggcaGAAATGGTGATGGGGACACAAACACCTTCGAGTATCTTTAACCAAGTTCggtttcccaaaatgtgaacACGATagtttggaaaaaatatgtagcaATTGggtcattttttttgttggcaATAAATATGCCCTCACCACTAAATGGTGCACATCattacagcaacaaaaacaatacagaatCTTGCTACAAAATTTAGAAAAAACAATATCACTTGCGACTGTTTTTACACTAATTTTCAcactttgtttgtgttgttgtaacCATGAGAAAGCATTATGTATCAAAGGGATGTTCACCGATACCAAGAGAgtattatttttacaaaataagcctgctgaaacacacactgcaggccAGAATGCCCAGAGGCATCACACCTGCCTGAGGTAAACTGCATTGATGTCTACATTCACTGTAGGATCACAACCACAATGATATAACACCAAATGGGGCCTACTGTGTATTCAGATTtgtagaaaataaatgtttccattGTTTCTACAACCTAATTTGCATATTATTCTACTGGGGAGAAAAAAGAGAACAGTAAACTGAAGTACCATTACTAAGAATGGTTACTTATTATTTTATAGGTACCAGAAAGCAGCAAAATTCTTGTACCTTCTGGCCATGAAAATATCATAGATAAAGAAAATGTCCAGGTGAcattaaattgaaaaaataaaaatatatagcaTTGTCTGCTATACACATATCTGATCACATGGCTTGTGTTCTACTTTTAGAAAACATCAGAAACCAAAAGGGAGAAATGTATAATTAAATTTCTCCTATATTCTTGGTTAAGATGCACCTTGGTAACAAAGTAGGCTGGCTCAGTCtgaatatggtcacttctggttccaaataACCAATATGGCATCAGCTAATttgccaaacttgaggcttcaaaactgtAGTCCATCAACCAATCGGTGACGTCATGGTGGCCACGTCCACTTTTTTCATACAATCTATGGCAGTGGTCGGCAATTAGCGGCCCGTTGGCAAGAACTgacccgccagcaataatatttGACTCgcagccagattgctttgatagcagaaaaatataaaatgaataaattgaaaGCGGCTGATGCTAAAATAGATGTCAGTTATGACAGCAAAaattactcacataatcacttcctcttaagtgactgtgcctccaaaataaaagggCCACAATGTTTTTTGCCGCAATGCTTCAggttgagtttattgagagctt of Micropterus dolomieu isolate WLL.071019.BEF.003 ecotype Adirondacks linkage group LG13, ASM2129224v1, whole genome shotgun sequence contains these proteins:
- the LOC123981923 gene encoding uncharacterized protein LOC123981923 isoform X2; translation: MDEEVLDRKDLPDDFRKAEDFINLMCVLYTPTLCVSTEKNPTCGQILPILQKLEMHFADVEGDTGFVSNLKKQVWANLSKRYQSKDIRNFREMATALDPCFKQKMDNSASVWNQIKREMMTESEQNHLPANNQESLQWRNFLPMWMHKRCHYSRGGPCPSRTRERRRCRCLRRHHQPLRPMTLLPSGGTSTRLQFKLALFA
- the LOC123981923 gene encoding uncharacterized protein LOC123981923 isoform X1, translated to MKRSSIAKVVLREKQDLLNLPDDFRKAEDFINLMCVLYTPTLCVSTEKNPTCGQILPILQKLEMHFADVEGDTGFVSNLKKQVWANLSKRYQSKDIRNFREMATALDPCFKQKMDNSASVWNQIKREMMTESEQNHLPANNQESLQWRNFLPMWMHKRCHYSRGGPCPSRTRERRRCRCLRRHHQPLRPMTLLPSGGTSTRLQFKLALFA
- the LOC123981923 gene encoding uncharacterized protein LOC123981923 isoform X3 encodes the protein MKRSSIAKVVLREKQDLLNLPDDFRKAEDFINLMCVLYTPTLCVSTEKNPTCGQILPILQKLEMHFADVEGDTGFVSNLKKQVWANLSKRYQSKDIRNFREMATALDPCFKQKMDNSASVWNQIKREMMTESETTSQQTTKKVSNGGTFCRCGCTKDVITVEEDHVHPGPGREGDADV